CGGGCTCCTTCGTGAAGCTCGTCGCCCCGGCCGCCGTCGGCGGCGTCGCCCTGAACGCCCGCTTCCTGCAGCGGGCCGGCGTCCGGCCCGGCCAGGCCGTGGCCAGCGTCGGCGCCTCGCAGCTGGTCGGCCTGGGCATGCACATCCTGCTGCTGCTGGGCTTCGGCTTCATCGCCGGCACGGCCAGCAGCTCGGACGTGCCCTCGGCGCGGACCGTGATCACGGTCGTGCTGGTGGCTGCGGTGGTCGTCCTGATCATCGCGGCGATCCCGCCGCTGCGGCGCTGGCTCGTCCAACAGCTGCGGGCGCTGTTCGTCGGCGTGATCCCGCGCATGCTCGATCTGCTGCGCACGCCCTCGAAGCTGGCCACCGGCTTCGGCGGCGTCATCCTGGTCTCGCTGGCCTTCATCGCCTGCCTCGACGCCTGCGTCCGCGCCTTCGGCGGCTCGGCCGGCTTCGCCGCGATCGCCGTCGTCTACCTCGCGGGCAACGCGGCGGGCTCGGCGGTGCCGGTCCCCGGCGGCATCGGCACGATCGACGCGGCGCTGATCCTGCTGCTCAGCTCCGCTGCGGGGGTCCCCGGATCGATCGCCGGTCCTGCGGTGCTGATGTTCCGCATCCTCACCTTCTGGTTCCCCGTCCTCCCCGGCTGGCTCTGCTTCGGCTACCTCCAGCGCAAGGGCGGTCTGTAGGCCGCCGGAAGCCACCCGGTCTGCGATCCCGCGTTCACAACGGGCGCCGGCCTCGCCCGGCGCCGGGCCGAAGAGCCGCTGACGGGCCGTCTGCGGGTGGTCGCCCAGGCGCGCCGCGATGTCGGGCGCGCTCACGGCGGACGGGCGCCCACGCCCGGTGAAACCCGGGGAGCCTCGGGGCCGGGACCCGTGGCGCTCCAGGTAATCCGTTGCGGCGGAGGGGTGTCGGTGTTTCCATCCTCGGATGGCTGAGATCAGGGAGCCCTGGGGGCTCAGTGTGCTGGGTGCCGGGCATGTGTCGGGTGAACCGAAGGTCGCCGAGGTGAAGCTCGCCGTCGACCTCGTGGCGGCAACGCCGAAGGAGGCCTTCGCCCAGGCCGGCGCCGCGGTCGCCCGGCTCCGCGCGGTGTTTCGGGAGCGCGGGATCGCGGAGGCGGATGTGTCGGGATCTCGTCTCGCGCTCCGTTCCAGTTTCAAGGGGTACGGCGCGGAACAGGTTTTCCTCGGCTACCGCTGCGAAGCGACCTACACCGTGCGGACCGAGGATCTCGACGGGCTCGAGCGCCTCATCGACGAGGGGGTGCAGGCCGGCGCGAACCGCGTGGACGACGTGCATTTCGACGTGCTGGACAAGCCCGCGCTCCGCGACGAGGCGCGGCGCAGGGCGGTCGCAGCAGCCAGGCGGAAGGCGGAGGTCTACGCCGAGGCGTGCGGCGTGCGGCTGGGCTCGGTGATCCACATTCAGGACGTGGACCCCGAGTCCATGGGGATCCGCAGCCACGGGAGCCGGATCGGCGGCGATCCGGAGAACGACGGCACGTTCACGCCCGGCGCGGTCCGCGTCGAGGCCGCGGTGCTGCTCGGCTTCGCCCTGCTTCCCTGAACGGCGAACGCCGGCCGCTCCCCCGCAGGTGGGGGAGCGGCCGGCGTTCGTGGCGCGGACCGGGGCCGGTCAGTAGACCGGCTTGTGCGGCTCGATCGTGTTGACCCAGCCGATGACGCCGCCGCCGACGTGGACCGCGTCCGAGAAGCCGGCGGAGTGGAGGACGGCCAGGACCTCGGCGGAGCGGACGCCCGTCTTGCAGTGCAGGACGATCTTCTTGTCCTGCGGCATCTTCTCCAGCGCGTTGCCGAGCAGGAACTCGTTCTTCGGGATCAGCGTCGCGCCCGGGATGCTGACGATCTCGTACTCGCCCGGCTCGCGGACGTCGACGAGGAAGATCTCCTCCTCCTCGTCCTGCCACTGCTTGAGCTGCTTCGGCGTGATCGTGTTGCCGGCGGCGGCCGCCTGGGCCTCCTCCGACACGACGCCGCAGAAGGCCTCGTAGTCGATGAGGTCGGTGACCGTCGGGTTCTCGCCGCAGAGCGCGCAGTCGGGGTCCTTGCGGACCTTGACCTGGCGGTACTGCATCTCCAGCGCGTCGTAGATCATCAGGCGGCCGACCAGCGGCTCGCCCACCCCGGCGAGAAGCTTGATCGCCTCGGTGACCTGGATCGACCCGATGGATGCGCAGAGCACGCCCAGCACGCCGCCCTCGGCGCAGGAGGGGACCATGCCCGGCGGCGGGGCCTCCGGGTAGAGGCAGCGGTAGCAGGGGCCGTGCTCGGCCCAGAAGACCGAGGCCTGACCGTCGAAGCGGTAGATGGAGCCCCAGACGTAGGGCTTGCCGAGCAGCACCGCCGCGTCGTTCACCAGGTACCGGGTCGCGAAGTTGTCCGTGCCGTCGACGATGAGGTCGTAGCCCGCGAAGATCTCCTTGACGTTGTCGACGTCGAGGCGCTCCTCGTGCAGGATGACGCTCACGTACGGGTTGATCTCCTTGACCGAGTCACGAGCGGACTCGGCCTTGGAACGGCCGATGTCGGACTGGCCGTGGATGATCTGGCGCTGCAGGTTCGACTCGTCGACGGTGTCGAACTCGACGATGCCCAGCGTGCCGACACCGGCGGCGGCGAGGTACATCAGCGCGGGGGAACCCAGGCCGCCGGCGCCCACACAGAGCACCTTGGCGTTCTTCAACCGCTTCTGCCCGTCCATCCCGACGTCCGGGATGATCAGGTGGCGGGAGTACCTGCGAACCTCGTCCACGGTGAGCTCGGCTGCGGGCTCGACCAGGGGTGGCAGCGACACGGGGGACTCCGGTGGTGGTCAGGCGATGTGTTCTCCTGGCCAACAGTGCCACGCGGCGACGTATTCCAGAGCCCCCGTTCCAGTGTGCGAGACATATCGTGAGACGAATCACGCACCTCAGGCCACCACGCCGACCCGCAGGTCGACCGGCTCGCCGCCGGACGCCCTCCCGCGCGCCCCGCGCCCGCCGGCCACCTCAGACCCGGCAGGCGGTCTCCATCCAGATGTCTGCCAGCGACTCCTCCAGCGGCACCCGCGGCCGCCAGCCGAGCCGTTCCCGCGCCGTGCGGATGTCGGCCTGGCGCCAGAGCACCTCCATCGGGCGGTCGGCGGCGTCGGCGCCCGAGATCGGGCTCCGGCTCTCCTCCATCAGCCGTCCCTCGAAACCCGAGGCGCGTACGAGCAGCGCGGCCGCGTCGCGCATCCGGACACCCGAGCCGCCGCCGATGTTGATCACGCCCGTGGCCGCGGAGACGGCGGCGGACTGGACGGCGCGGGCCACGTCCCTGACGTCCACGAAGTCTCGGAATGCGGACAGATCCGCGGTCCGCACATGCGGCTCGCCGCGTTCGAGCGCGCGGCGCAGGCCCTCGGAGAGCCGGCCGAAGAGCGAGCCAGCAGGGACGCCGGGACCGACGACGTCGAAGATCCGCAGCACGACCGCGTCGAGCCCCGAGGCGAGCGCCAGCTCGGTCCCGGCCAGCTTGGTGACGCCGTAGGGCCCCAGCGGGCGTGGCTCGGCCGTCTCGGCCGTCGCGGTGCCGATCGGCACCGGGCCGTACTCGGCGGCGGAGCCGACGTGCACCAGCCGGGCCGGGTCGTGGCTGCGCCGGATCGCCTCGCAGACCGTGGCGACGGCCTGGGTGTTGGCGCGGACGAGGTCGCGCGGACTCCCGTACGTCGCCCCCGCGCAGTTCACGACGACGCGGGGCATGACGGCGTCCAGGAACCTGGCCAGCGCGCCGGGACTCCCGGCGGCCAGGTCGAAGCGGATGTCGGCGGAGTCGCGTCGGCCGAGGACGGTGACCTGAAGCTCCGGGTCGGCGAAGAGTCGGTCGGCGACCCGACGGCCGATGAAGCCGTCGGCGCCCAGCAGCAGCACCCTCATGAGGTGGTCCTTCCGTTGTGCGGTTGATGCTCGGTCAGGAAAGTTCGGGGCCTGCCGCTTCGGCGGACGGACGGCACGGTGGCCTAGGCGCCCGGGGCGTGGGCTCGCCGGGCGCGCGGTGGGAGGTGGGGCTGAGCAGGACCGGCCAGGCGTGGAGGAGCAGCAGGGCTGCCGTCAGCGCGCAGGCCCAGCCGCGCACCTCCGTGTGCGCCGCCGTCACGTGGGCGGCCCCGGCGCAGAGACAGCACGCGGCGAGTGCCGTGAGCGCGGCGCGGGGCCGGCCGCAGTGCCACAGCAGCAGCGTCAGCAGCAGCCCGGAACCGGCGAGGCCCTGCGCCGCCCAGGCCCCGGGACCCCCGGCCCCGACCCGGCTCCGGCTCCGGTGGCGGCGCCGGCGGCGGCGCCGGCGGCGGCGCCGGCGGCGAGCGTGAGCAGGAGGAGCAGCACCAGGAAGAGCCCCGCCGTGGCCGGCAGCACGGGACGCATCCGCGAGCGGAACTCCTTCGACGACCGGGCCAGGGCATGCCGCCAACCGATGTGACGGAACCACCGGGCACACCAGTCGGCGACGCCGACCGCTGCCGCCAGCGCCGACTGCCGCGGCCCGAGGCCCGCGACGAGCGCCGGCAGCGCGCCGAGACCGAGGGCGAGCAGGGCGCGCTGCCACAGCACCGGCCCACGGCAGAGCAGTGCCGTCGGCACCGCGGCGAGCGCGAGAACCGCGATCCGCGCGGCGAGCGGGATCGGTGCTCCCCACCCCGCCGAGAGACCCCACAGGGCCAGGGCGGCTGCCAGCGGCGGACCGCCGGCCAGCAGCGCCGGACGCGTCCGCCGCCGCCAGGGGCCCGCGCCTCGCTGAGGGGCGACGGCACGCCTCGGCACGCGCGCGTACATCTCCTCGGCCAGCGAGAAGACGTCGGCGTGCCGGTAGCGTCCGGCCGTGCGGGGGCCGATGCCCGACCGCTCCAGCACCTCGGCGACGTCGAGCGGGTCGACCGCGTCCGCGCAGAGCTCCTGATGACGCTCCATCAGGGCGTGCACGGGATCCGCCCCCGACCGGGCCCGGGGCGGAGCCGACACGGGCCGGGCCGGACGGGCGGATGCACCGTGCCGACCGGGGCCGGAACGCGCCGCCGCGGCCTGACCGGCTCCACTCGCACCGCCGTGCCGGGGGGCGGAGCCGCCACGAGCGGCATGACGGGGCGTCATCGGACGGGCACCCCCTTCGGGAACGCGCCGACCCAGTACTCGGCCGGACGCGAGAACGGCTGCGAGTCCGGCTCGGGAGCGGGCGCGGGCAGCTCGGCCGCCAGCTCCAGGTAGAGGGCACGGAAGGCGTCGATCGCCGGCTCCACCGCGTACAGCTCCTGGGCCCGCAGCCGCCCGGCGTGCCCCAGCCGGGCGCGTCGCTCCTCGTCGGACAGCAGCGCGGTACAGGCGGCGGCCAGCGGCGCCGGCTCTCCGACGGGGACCAGCAGCCCCGTCGGACCGAGCACCTCGCGCGCGGCGCCGGCGTCGGTGGCCACGACCGGGCGTCCGCTGAGCTGCGAGGCCGCGAGCAGCTGGGGGCGGACCCCCTCGCTGCCGGAGAAGACGAGGACGGTCGCGTGTTCGTGGACCGAGCGGAGCCGCAACGGCGCGCCGTCGAAGGAGACGGCGTCCCGCTCCGCACCGAAGAGGCGCTTCGCCAAGGCCCGGCAGTGCGCCTCGTACCCGGACGCCCCCGCGGACGCCTCGCCGTGCACGCGCAGCACCGCGTCGGGCAGCTCCTCGCGGACCAGGGCGAAGGCGTGCAGCATGGGCTCCAGCCCACCGCCGGGCTCCATCGGTCCGAGCCAGGCCAGCGTCGGACGCTCCGGCTCGGTCCCGACCGGCGGCTCGTCGGCCAGCGGTGTGGCCTCGTAGACGACCCGGATCCGTTCGCGCTGCGCCCCGCAGTACTCCTGCCAGCGCTGGTCGAAGGCGCTGCCCGGCGTGATCACGCCGGCCTGGGCGTAGGCCTCGCCGGCGAGCAGCCGGTGGAAGGCCAGCAGCAGCGCGCGCACCGGACGGCGGTATGGGGACTCCCGGTAACCCCGGTAGCGCTCGCGCAGATGCAGGCTGTGCTCGGTCAGCAGCATCGGCAGGCCGAGGAGGCGCTTCGCGGTCAGGGCGACGAGCACGCTGGGCGCGCCCCCGACGACATGGCAGACGTCGACCCCGGAGAGGGCCCCGCTCCTGGCGCCCTTCGCTCCCTTGGCCCCGTACAAGGGGAGGGAGAGCGGGCGCAGCACCTGCTCCAGTAAGTCGGCGGCGACCAGGACGTCCTGCACGAGCGGCACCCCCGCGTCCCCCGGCCCAGCGGCGATGGCGGAGGCGGAGCCCAGCCACACCTGTTCCAGGGTTCGCACGGCCGCGCCGGACCGCAGCAGCGCGGGGAGCCCGCCGGAGCGGCCCGCCTCCGCGAGGGCGTACAGCGCGGGCGCGAAGCCTGCGGCGGCGCGGGCGTCGACCAGCGCGCGGACCAGTTCTCCGTAGGCGGCGAGCGCGGTGCGTCGTCTGCGCCTCCCGAGGAGCGTTCCCGTCCTCCTGGGCTCGGCGGCGGGAGACAGTCGTACGAACTCGTGCTCCGCGAGGGAGGTGACGAGGCGGTCGCTCCAGGCGACGGAGGCGGCACTCTCGGTGACCAAGGCGATGCGCATGGGACCTCCGGTCCGGAAGGGGACGACGTCAGCGGCAGGTTGAGCGCAACCGGAGAGGCCCTGCCCGGCCGCCGGACCTCGCCGGCACGACCGCAGACTCCCCACCACGCGTATACCGGCCGCTCGACCCCGATGCGGGGACGCGTGTTCGGCCGACGGCACGAAACTACGGCGCGGCGCTGACGCAGAGTCGGCCATCCAGCCCCCTACCACCCGAAGGAGTGAAGCCCACGCACCGCACCCACGATCCACCCACGCAGCACCCTGCAGCGCCCCAGGGGTGCGAGGCTCTGCCGGGCGCCTTCGGCGCGTCGGCGCGGGCAACCACCCCGGGGATGGCCCTGAGCACTCGGGAACACTGCACCGCCCCCAGCGGGCGCGAGGAACTGCCCGGGACCCACCGGCCCGCCGATGGCCTGCAGGCTCCGGAACCCTGCGCCACCCCAGGGGCGCGAGGAACCACCTGCCCGCCGATGGCCCTGCAGACTCGGGAACCCAGCACCACCCCACGGACGCGAGGAACTGCGCGGGGAACCACCTGCCCACGGATCGCCCTGCGCGTTCGGGGCCCCGCCCGCGTGGGCGGCTCGTCGCGCAGTCCCCGCGCCCCCTGGGGGCACTGCAACGGGACGCCGTGCTATTCGGCGGGCACCGAGTCCTTCACGCGGGGCGCGAGTTCCGCCAGGAGTTCCTCGAAGCGCGTGGCGACCAGTTCCGGGTACTCCATCATCGCCACGTGACCGGCCAGGGGAAGGACGAGGAGGCGGGAGTCGGGGAAGGCCAGGGACGCCCGGCGGGCCATGCGGTAGCCGACGAGCTTGTCCTTGAGGCCGTAGACCAGCAGGGTCGGGGCGGTCACCCGGGCCGCCTGACGCCAGAGCGAGCGCTCGCCGCGCTCGGTGTAGGCGCGGACGATGCCGCGGGCGCTGCGGGAGAGGACGTCGAGGGCGTAGGGCAGCTCCGCTCGGCGGCGGTACTCCGCCGCCATCAGCGCCCGCCGCTCGGCGGGGATCCGGCCGGGGTCGCCGTAGCAGAGGTCGAGCAGCGCCTGCGTCTGCTGTTCCAGCGCCCGGCCGCGCGAGGCCCTGCGGATGACTCCGGCGGCGCCGGGCATGCCGAGCAGCGCCGTCGGCCAAGCCGTGGTCTGCGGCGGCAGCTCGGGCAGCGCCGGGGAGATGAGCGTGAGTGTGCGCACCAGGTCCGGCCGGAGCGCCGCCAGGCGGGTCGACACCGCGCCGCCGAGTGAGTTGCCGAAGAGGTGGACCGGGCCGCGTCCGCTCAGCTCGATGAAGTCGATCACCGCCCGCATGTGCGCGTCGAGGGAGAGGTCGGCGTCGTCCGGGGGCGGGGACTGGCCGAAGCCGGGCAGGTCGAGCGCGTGGCCGTCGACCGTGCCGGCCAGCTCCGCCATCAGCAGTTCCCAGTTGCGCGTGCATCCGCCGAGGCCGTGCACGAAGAGCGCCGGCGGCAGACCGGCGCGGTGCGGAGGCTGCGCCTCGGCGAAGAGCGGACTCCCCGGCATCCGCAGCTCGCGCAGGTGGTCACTTCCGGCGGCGGTCTCGGCCTCGAATGTCTCGCGCAGTCCACTCATGAGGACGATGCTAAGAGTGCGGTGCCGCGAGGGCACCGGGATCCGGGCCAGGGAGGCAGCCATGTCCGAGGTGAACGAGGCCGCGCTCGACTCCCTCGAGGTCGCCGAGGCGGACGAGCGGCCGGAGGTCGAGCCGGAGGACGAGGGGAACGTGGACCCCGTGCCGGAGCTCAACGAGGACGATCTCGCGCTGGAGTCACCCGAAGCGGACACCGTGCAGCAGAAGGTCGAGGTTCGAATCGACGAGGACGAGTACCGCTAGCCAGGCCCCTTGTGGAATCCTCACAACCCATGGACCGTACTTTCTGGCCTCGACCTGCGGCGCTGGGGATTACCCACAAGTAGGATGGCCGTGAGTACGGCCCGACCGGCCCCGGGGCTCCCGGTGCCGCCGAGATGTTGAGTGAGGAGCACCGTGACGGCGATCCAGGACACGGCCGAGCGCCCCCGCGGCACTCGCCTGCCGCGCAGTGCCCGACGCAACCAGCTGCTGGGCGCGGCTCAGGAGGTGTTCGTCGCCCAGGGCTACCACGCCGCGGCGATGGACGACATCGCCGAGCGCGCCGGCGTCAGCAAGCCGGTCCTCTACCAGCACTTCCCGGGGAAGCTGGAGCTCTACCTCGCGCTGCTGGACAAGCACTGCGAGGCGCTGGTCGAGTCGATCCGCACCGCGCTCGAGGCCAACACCGACAACAAGCTGCGCGTCCTGGCCACCACCGAGGCGTACTTCGCCTACGTCGCCTCCGAGTCCGGCGCGTTCCGGCTGGTCTTCGAGTCCGACCTGACCAACGAGGACGCGGTCCGCGAGCGCGTGGAGCGGGTCACCAGGGACACGGCCACGCTGGTCAGCAAGGTCATCGCCGAGGACACCGACCTCCCCGAGGAGGAGGCCATGCTGCTGGCCGTCGGCGTGTGCGGCCTGTGCCAGATCACGGCGCGCTTCTGGCTCGCCCAGGGCGGCAGCATTCCGCAGGACGAGGCGGTCCGCATGGTGTCCAGCCTGTCGTGGCGCGGCCTCAAGGGCTTCCCCATGCACGGCGGGGACGCCGCGCACTGATCCCCAGGCCGTATCGTGGGGCCGTACGGCGCGCGGCCGGTCCGGTCACGCGCGGAACGACGAACGCCTGTTTGATGGGGCCGGAGGGACGAAGCCGTGGAGGTCAAGATCGGCGTGCAGAACGCGGCTCGGGAGATCGTTCTCGAGAGCGCGCAGTCTGCCGACGAGGTCGAGAGCGCGGTCGCGGCGGCGCTGGACGGCACTGCGAAGCTGCTGAAGCTGGCGGACGAGCACGGACGCAAGATCCTGGTCCCGGCCGAGCGCCTGGCCTACGTGGAGATCGGTGAGCAGGCGCCGCGCAAGGTCGGCTTCGGCACGCTCTGATCATCCTGAGCGACGATCGGAAGATCGCGCGAAGAAACCTGGAACGCCCCGATCTCCTCCTCAGGGAGGAAATCGGGGCGTTCCACTTGTCCGGGTATTTCCTGGACACCTTCTGGGTAGGCATGTCCCGACCGCACTGACGCCGTCGGCAGGAGGCCGCGACCATGACCGTCGAGCTGATCGCATTCTCGATCGTCGGCCTGGCCATCGGGTTGGGCGCCGCCGTGCTGCTCTCCGACCTGTTTCCCGCGCCGCGCGTCGTCACCGCGCTGACCGGCCTCTGCTCGGCCCTGCTGCTCGGCGGGGTCGCCCACGCCGCTTTCGGCGACGGACACCCGGTCGAGGCGATCGTGTGCGCCGCGCTGGGATCCGCGGCGATGGTCTCGCTGCTGGCCCGCCCGGACCAGCGTTCAGCCCGTCACCGCCCCAAGCACGCCTGACGCACGCCGAGACCCGCCGCCCTGCGCGGTTCGGGGCAGATCGGGCGTCCCACCGGAACCCGACGGGCCTCGGCCGACCATGTCGGCCGGACCCGCGTCGCCTGCCGCCGCATCTCGCACGGGCTTCCTCCCGGCCGGAAGACCGGCGGACTGTCGGGCCCGGCCGAGTACGTCCCGTACGAGACCGACCCTCCGCCCTGCGACGCACGGCGCCGCCCGTCACTGACGGCGCCGCCGGCCGATCCCGCCGCGAACGGTCGGTCAGGGCCTAGGAGGCGAGACCCAGCGCCGCCATCCGCCGCGTGTGCGCCTCGGTGATCCGGTTGAACATCTTGCCGACCTCCACCAGATCGAAGCCGCGCACCTCCACGCCGCCGATCAGCAGGTTCGACAGTGCGTCGCGCTCCGCGACGACCCGCTGGGCCTGGCTCAGGGCCTCGCCCATCAGCCGGCGGCCCCAGAGGGCCAGCCGGCCGCCGATCCGCGGGTCGGCGGCGATGGCCTCGTGGACCTTCTCCACCGCGAACTCGGCATGGCCCGTGTCCGCCATCACGCCCAGGACCAGCTCGCGCGTGTCGTCGTCGAGCCGGACCGCGACCTCGCGGTAGAAGTCGGCCGCGATCGAGTCGCCGACGTAGGCCTTGACCAGGCTCTCCGGCCAGTCGGCCGGGGCGGTCATGCGGTGGAAGGAGTCGAGCGGCTCCGCGAAGGGCTGCATCGCCTCGGCCGGGACCACGCCGATCTCCGCCAGCCGGTCCCGCAGCTGCCGGTAGTGCCCGAACTCCGCCGCGGCCATGCCGGCGAGCGCGGCCTTGTCCTCCAGACTGGGCGCGAGCTTCGCGTCCTCCGCCAGGCGCTCGAAGGCGCTGAGCTCGCCGTAGGCGAGCGCGCCGAGCAGGTCCACGACCGCCGCGCGGTACTCGGGGTCCGCCGAGCAGCCGGCCCAGTCGCCGATCGACGGGTACACCACCGCGGCCTCGTCGCTCCCGCCGTTCGAGTCGTTGTCGGCGTTCACAGCGGTTTCGGACGTCTCCGCGTTCACAGCCTTCCCCCCGGCCCCGGACCCCACGGACTCGTCCTTGCTTGCTTCAGGCGTCTCCATACGCGGCACCTTAGTGGCCCCAGGTGGCCGCAGATCGCACGAAAGCGGGCGCGAACATGCGTGATGTCGTCCGCGTCACATGTTCGATCTTCACCTTGCCGGTATGGTGGTAGTGAGGCCTGGCATGTTCCGCGATTCGGAAAGGTGCCGCGCCTCACGTACGCGGATGCCCGGTCGGTCGCACGATCGGCTCCGACCGACCCCGCAGTGGCCGAGCGAGGGCCGCCGCAGACCGCGCAGCCGCGGTCCCGCGCCGGGCCTCCGATCAATGCCTCTCACTGCGCTGCGTCGCGTCCGCTCCCCAGGGACGGGTCCATGGACGAATGGCCCCGCGACGCGCCGCCGCGTGAGCTGGCCGCGAGGAAACCGGTTGCGGTCTGCGCGCCCGTCTTGTGAGGGCGCCCGGCCCGCCCCGCGATCGGCCGCACCACTTCCGGAAGAGGCACAGCCCTGACTACGTTCCGTGAACTCGGCATTCTTTCCGAGACCGCAGAGGCCCTCGAGGCCGTCGGCATCACTACTCCCTTCCCGATCCAGGAGATGACCCTCCCGGTCGCCATGACCGGCCACGACGTCATCGGCCAGGCCAAGACCGGCACCGGCAAGACCCTGGGCTTCGGACTTCCCATCATCGACACCGTCCGCGTCGCCGCCGACGTGGACGCCGGCCGGATCACCGCCGCCGAGCTGCCGACCGCGCCCCAGGCGCTGGTCGTCGTGCCGACGCGTGAGCTCTGCACCCAGGTCACCAACGACCTGCTCGTCGCCGGCAAGGTGCGCAACGTGCGCGTCCTCTCCATCTACGGCGGGCGCGGCTACGAGACCCAGATCGAGGCGCTCGAGCGCGGCGTCGACGTCATCGTCGGCACGCCGGGCCGTCTGCTGGACCTCGCGCGCCAGCGCAAGCTGAACCTCTCGGCGGTCCGCGTCCTGGTGCTGGACGAGGCCGACGAGATGCTCGACCTGGGCTTCCTGCCCGACGTCGAGAAGATCATCGACATGCTGCCGGCGCAGCGCCAGACCATGCTGTTCTCGGCGACCATGCCGGGGGCGGTCATCAGCCTGGCCCGTCGGTACATGAGCCGCCCGACGCACATCCGCGCCACCGCGCCGGACGACGAGGGCGCGACGGTCGCGAACATCTCCCAGCACGTCTTCCGCGCACACTCGCTCGACAAGGTCGAGATGGTCTCGCGCATCCTGCAGTCCGAGGGCCGCAACCTGGCGATGATCTTCTGCCGGACCAAGCGGACCGCGGCCGACGTCTCCGAGCAGCTGACCAAGCGCGGCTTCGCCGCGGGCGCGGTCCACGGCGACCTCGGCCAGGGCGCGCGCGAGCAGGCGCTGCGCGCGTTCCGCAACGGCAAGGTCGACGTGCTGGTCTGCACCGACGTCGCCGCCCGCGGGATCGACGTCGAGGGCGTCACGCACGTCATCAACTACCAGTGCCCCGAGGACGAGAAGACCTACCTGCACCGCATCGGCCGTACCGGCCGCGCGGGCGCGTCGGGCACCGCCGTCACGCTGGTGGACTGGGACGACATCCCCCGCTGGCAGCTGATCAACAAGGCGCTGGACCTCAAGTTCAACGACCCGGAGGAGACGTACTCGTCCTCCCCGCACCTGTACGAGCAGCTGAACATCCCCGCCGGCACCAAGGGCATCCTGCCCCGCGCCGAGCGGACCAGGGCCGGTCTGGACGCCGAGGAGATCGAGGACCTCGGCGAGCCGGGCGGCGGTCGCCGTAAGCCCGCGCGCGACGCCGACCGCGAGCGTCCCGCGGGGCGCCGCGACCGCGACCGTCCCCGTCGCCGCACGCGCGGCGAGGCGAACGCCCAGGAGGAGCCCGCCACCGAGCGCGGCTCCGACAGCACGCTCGCCGGCACCGCCGGTGCGGACGCCCCGAAGCGCCGTCGTCGGCGTACCCGTGGCGGCGCGGACGGTCAGGTCGAGGCCGTGCAGGCCCTGGCTCCGTCCACCGCCGTGACGTCCGAGGCCGACACCGCGGTGGAGCAGGCTCCGGCCGAGCCGCGCCGCCGCCGCAGCCGCGGCGCGAAGGCGGCGCAGGCCGCCGAGGCCCCGACCACCGAGACCACGGAGGTCGCGCAGGTCACCGAGGCGTCGACGCAGCCCGCCGCGACCGCTGCCGCTCCCGAGGCCGCGGCCGAGGTGGTGGAGGCGGCTCCGACGCGTCGCCGCTCCCGTTCGGCGGCCGAGCCCGCCGCGACCGGGACCGCCGTCGGGACGGCTCCCGCGACGACCGAGGCCGTGGAGCCCGTCGCCGAGGCGACCCGTGCTCCGCGTCGCCGCAGCCGGGCCGTCGCGCAGGCGGAGCCGGTGGCGGCCGAAGCCGCGGCTGTGGTGGTCGAGGAGGTCGCCGCTCCGGCTCCGCGCAAGCGGACCCGCGCGGCGAAGGCCACGGCGGAGACCGCTCCCGCGGAGACCCCCGCCACGGCCCCCACCGCCGTCGAGGAGGCCCCGCGC
This genomic interval from Streptacidiphilus rugosus AM-16 contains the following:
- a CDS encoding SIMPL domain-containing protein, translated to MAEIREPWGLSVLGAGHVSGEPKVAEVKLAVDLVAATPKEAFAQAGAAVARLRAVFRERGIAEADVSGSRLALRSSFKGYGAEQVFLGYRCEATYTVRTEDLDGLERLIDEGVQAGANRVDDVHFDVLDKPALRDEARRRAVAAARRKAEVYAEACGVRLGSVIHIQDVDPESMGIRSHGSRIGGDPENDGTFTPGAVRVEAAVLLGFALLP
- the moeZ gene encoding adenylyltransferase/sulfurtransferase MoeZ, whose product is MSLPPLVEPAAELTVDEVRRYSRHLIIPDVGMDGQKRLKNAKVLCVGAGGLGSPALMYLAAAGVGTLGIVEFDTVDESNLQRQIIHGQSDIGRSKAESARDSVKEINPYVSVILHEERLDVDNVKEIFAGYDLIVDGTDNFATRYLVNDAAVLLGKPYVWGSIYRFDGQASVFWAEHGPCYRCLYPEAPPPGMVPSCAEGGVLGVLCASIGSIQVTEAIKLLAGVGEPLVGRLMIYDALEMQYRQVKVRKDPDCALCGENPTVTDLIDYEAFCGVVSEEAQAAAAGNTITPKQLKQWQDEEEEIFLVDVREPGEYEIVSIPGATLIPKNEFLLGNALEKMPQDKKIVLHCKTGVRSAEVLAVLHSAGFSDAVHVGGGVIGWVNTIEPHKPVY
- a CDS encoding glycosyltransferase, which gives rise to MRIALVTESAASVAWSDRLVTSLAEHEFVRLSPAAEPRRTGTLLGRRRRRTALAAYGELVRALVDARAAAGFAPALYALAEAGRSGGLPALLRSGAAVRTLEQVWLGSASAIAAGPGDAGVPLVQDVLVAADLLEQVLRPLSLPLYGAKGAKGARSGALSGVDVCHVVGGAPSVLVALTAKRLLGLPMLLTEHSLHLRERYRGYRESPYRRPVRALLLAFHRLLAGEAYAQAGVITPGSAFDQRWQEYCGAQRERIRVVYEATPLADEPPVGTEPERPTLAWLGPMEPGGGLEPMLHAFALVREELPDAVLRVHGEASAGASGYEAHCRALAKRLFGAERDAVSFDGAPLRLRSVHEHATVLVFSGSEGVRPQLLAASQLSGRPVVATDAGAAREVLGPTGLLVPVGEPAPLAAACTALLSDEERRARLGHAGRLRAQELYAVEPAIDAFRALYLELAAELPAPAPEPDSQPFSRPAEYWVGAFPKGVPVR
- a CDS encoding alpha/beta fold hydrolase, with translation MSGLRETFEAETAAGSDHLRELRMPGSPLFAEAQPPHRAGLPPALFVHGLGGCTRNWELLMAELAGTVDGHALDLPGFGQSPPPDDADLSLDAHMRAVIDFIELSGRGPVHLFGNSLGGAVSTRLAALRPDLVRTLTLISPALPELPPQTTAWPTALLGMPGAAGVIRRASRGRALEQQTQALLDLCYGDPGRIPAERRALMAAEYRRRAELPYALDVLSRSARGIVRAYTERGERSLWRQAARVTAPTLLVYGLKDKLVGYRMARRASLAFPDSRLLVLPLAGHVAMMEYPELVATRFEELLAELAPRVKDSVPAE
- a CDS encoding TetR/AcrR family transcriptional regulator; translation: MTAIQDTAERPRGTRLPRSARRNQLLGAAQEVFVAQGYHAAAMDDIAERAGVSKPVLYQHFPGKLELYLALLDKHCEALVESIRTALEANTDNKLRVLATTEAYFAYVASESGAFRLVFESDLTNEDAVRERVERVTRDTATLVSKVIAEDTDLPEEEAMLLAVGVCGLCQITARFWLAQGGSIPQDEAVRMVSSLSWRGLKGFPMHGGDAAH
- a CDS encoding DUF3107 domain-containing protein — encoded protein: MEVKIGVQNAAREIVLESAQSADEVESAVAAALDGTAKLLKLADEHGRKILVPAERLAYVEIGEQAPRKVGFGTL
- a CDS encoding ferritin-like fold-containing protein, which produces METPEASKDESVGSGAGGKAVNAETSETAVNADNDSNGGSDEAAVVYPSIGDWAGCSADPEYRAAVVDLLGALAYGELSAFERLAEDAKLAPSLEDKAALAGMAAAEFGHYRQLRDRLAEIGVVPAEAMQPFAEPLDSFHRMTAPADWPESLVKAYVGDSIAADFYREVAVRLDDDTRELVLGVMADTGHAEFAVEKVHEAIAADPRIGGRLALWGRRLMGEALSQAQRVVAERDALSNLLIGGVEVRGFDLVEVGKMFNRITEAHTRRMAALGLAS